The genome window TCTGGATGTAGTCGCGAGCGAACTTGACGCCGGATAGCATATTGCCATCGGTAACGCCCGTCGCCGCAAAGAGCACGTCGCCCTTGGCCATTTCTTCCAACGTATAGATCTTCTTCGGATCGCTGATGCCCATCTTGGCTGCTCGGGCGATCTTGTCGTCGCTGTTGAGCTGAAGGCGTCCCTGCATCTGACCGCCAATGCAGCGCAGCGCTGCAGCCGCCAGTACGCCCTCGGGTGCACCGCCAATGCCGATATAGATGTCGATGCCGGTTTCGTCCGGATCGGTCGTATGGATGACGCCGGCCACGTCGCCATCGCCGATCAGGCGAATAGCAGCACCAGTCGCACGCACTTCCTCGATGAGTCGGGCATGGCGCGGACGGTCCATGATGCAGGCAGTGATTTCATTGAGCGGAACGCCCTTCGCCTTGGCCACAGCCATGATGTTCTCGATGGCAGGCGCTTCGAGGTTGATGATGCCGGCAGGGTAACCCGGTCCAACCGCAATCTTTTCCATGTAGACGTCGGGCGCATAGAGAAGATTGCCCTTTTCTGCAATTGCGATGACAGCGAGCGAGTTCGGCAGGTTCTTGGCGCAGATGGTCGTGCCTTCCAGCGGATCGAGCGCGATATCGACGGCGGGTCCGTTGCGTGTTCCAACTTCCTCGCCAATGTAGAGCATCGGCGCTTCGTCGCGCTCGCCCTCGCCAATCACGACGGTACCGGCAATCGGCAGGCGGTTGAGCTCCTGGCGCATCGCGTCAACGGCCGCCTGATCGGCTGCCATCTCGTCGCCGCGGCCGCGTAGACGCGCGGCAGCCACCGCAGCGCGTTCCGTTACACGAACGAGTTCCAGCGTCAAAATACGATCGAGGCCCACGTCATTCTGGTCGGAAGTTTTCAGCATAGTGTTTCCTGCGTTTGTGTGGCGATGCCGTAGGTGGATCGCTACAGCGCTCCTTAGCATCGGTATGCAAACCTTTTGTCAAAGTCGCACCCATGCGGCAAGAGCCCGCAAAAAAGCTAATCGATTAAACGGTGTAGCCGGAGTTTTGCACGAGAAAAATCCCACAAAACTCCAGTCGTCAGCCTGCCCGTTCTATTCGGATCATCTGCGGCTTGTCGGTCGCGTGACCGTCCTTGACGATGCCTTCAAGCGCCTTCTTGACGGCCGCTTCGGTCGTTTCGTGCGTCACGAGGATCACCGTCTTGGTCGCTTCAGGCTGGTTGTCAGCGCTCTGCCGCTGCACGATCGATTCCAGCGAAATGTCATTGTCGGCCATGCGCTTGGCGATGGCGGCGAACACACCGGCACGGTCATGCACGGTCAACCGTATGAAGTAGCCGCCCTCATGCGCGCGCATCCTGGCGCGTTTGTAAGGAGCAAGCGCCTTGGCGGGCGTCCCGAAAACAGGGCCATGCTGGAAGCCAGGACGGCTCTTTGCGATATCGGCAAGATCGCCAATGACGGCCGAGGCTGTGGCCGCACCACCGGCACCGGGGCCGGACAGCAGCAATTCGCCAAGCAGATCTGTCTCGATCGCCACGGCATTCGTCACGCCATGCACCTGCGCGATGACGGATTCGACCGGCACCATGGTCGGATGCACGCGCTGTTCGATGCCGCTGTCGGTCTTCAGGGCCACGCCCAGAAGCTTGATGCGGTAGCCGAGGTCGTCGGCTGCCCTGATGTCGGCGAGCGAGATATTGCTGATGCCTTCGAGATAGATATCGTCCGCCGAGATCTGCGTGCCGAATGCAAGGCTCGTCAGGATTGCCAGCTTGTGCGCCGTGTCATTGCCCTCGATGTCGAAGGTTGGATCGGCCTCGGCATAGCCAAGGCGCTGCGCGTCGGCGAGGCAATCCTCGAAGGAAATGCCCTCGTCCCACATGCGCGTCAGGATGTAGTTGCAGGTGCCGTTCATGATGCCGTAGACGCGCGAAACCGTGTTGCCGGTCAGCGACTCGCGCAGTGCCTTGATGACGGGAATGCCACCGGCAACCGCCGCTTCGAAGTTCAACAGCACGCCCTTGTCTTCGGCGATCTTGGCAAGCGAAACGCCGTGCTTGGCCAGCAGCGCCTTGTTGGCGGTGACGACGTGACGGCCTGACCTCAGAGCGGCCTCGACGGCAGTGCGCGCCGGACCTTCATCTCCGCCGATCAGTTCGATGAAAACATCGATATTGTTGGACTTGGCCATCGCTACCGGATCGTCGAACCAGGTGGCAGAGGAGAAATCGACGCCGCGATCCCGCTTCGGATCACGCGCCGAGACGGCGGTGACAATGA of Phyllobacterium zundukense contains these proteins:
- the glpX gene encoding class II fructose-bisphosphatase → MLKTSDQNDVGLDRILTLELVRVTERAAVAAARLRGRGDEMAADQAAVDAMRQELNRLPIAGTVVIGEGERDEAPMLYIGEEVGTRNGPAVDIALDPLEGTTICAKNLPNSLAVIAIAEKGNLLYAPDVYMEKIAVGPGYPAGIINLEAPAIENIMAVAKAKGVPLNEITACIMDRPRHARLIEEVRATGAAIRLIGDGDVAGVIHTTDPDETGIDIYIGIGGAPEGVLAAAALRCIGGQMQGRLQLNSDDKIARAAKMGISDPKKIYTLEEMAKGDVLFAATGVTDGNMLSGVKFARDYIQTHTVVMRSHSQTVREIKAKHQDMTKFQ
- a CDS encoding homoserine dehydrogenase; its protein translation is MSEALRVGIAGLGTVGASVLKILRDKGEMLTRQCGKEIIVTAVSARDPKRDRGVDFSSATWFDDPVAMAKSNNIDVFIELIGGDEGPARTAVEAALRSGRHVVTANKALLAKHGVSLAKIAEDKGVLLNFEAAVAGGIPVIKALRESLTGNTVSRVYGIMNGTCNYILTRMWDEGISFEDCLADAQRLGYAEADPTFDIEGNDTAHKLAILTSLAFGTQISADDIYLEGISNISLADIRAADDLGYRIKLLGVALKTDSGIEQRVHPTMVPVESVIAQVHGVTNAVAIETDLLGELLLSGPGAGGAATASAVIGDLADIAKSRPGFQHGPVFGTPAKALAPYKRARMRAHEGGYFIRLTVHDRAGVFAAIAKRMADNDISLESIVQRQSADNQPEATKTVILVTHETTEAAVKKALEGIVKDGHATDKPQMIRIERAG